The following proteins are encoded in a genomic region of Gimesia algae:
- a CDS encoding efflux RND transporter permease subunit produces the protein MLSRLIEFSLANRFIVLVLTFLMAAGGVYSAIHLPIDAVPDMTNVQVQVVTDAGFLSPVEVERYVTYPVETIMGGLPAVEEVRSVSKFGISVVTIVFEEGTDIYWARQLVTERITMVAADIPPGYGTPQLGPLATALGEILQFEVRGKDYSPMQLRTLLEWEIAPRLREVQGVTEINTHGGFYKTFEVQPNPDRLNSYGISLGDLFQRIQENNSIAGGGYVVHNQEQRFIRGQALLKDQHDIENIFVRNDKNSTPILVRDVAEVKIAPMTRQGAVTRDGRGEAVTGLVMMLIGENSREVVAASKTRLEEIEKSLPQGVTLEITYDRSSLISRTLRTVLTNLVEGGILVIVILLVMLGSVRAGLIVALAIPLSMLFATNLMAATGITASLMSLGAIDFGLIVDSSVIMVENCIRRLSMNQSGKSYLAVIRDAAIEVRKPTMFGELIISVVYLPILALQGTEGKLFRPMALTVLFALAGSLVLSLTLMPALASLALPKKMSEEEIFLIRWVKWVYRPLVSWTIRRPWLTVGIAVLVFLISLPVGWNLGAEFMPRLEEGDLLVEAVRLPSATIEDSVEMSTQIEKVLIRYPEVKTVFSKTGRPEIANDVMGVHQTDVWVILKPQLEWPQPKTRDELIEEMSAELNQSVPGVAFGFTQPIEMRVDELVAGVKADVAVLLYGDDLEVLSSKGKEIERVLKKVPGAVDVKADIQASLPTIRIEPKWDVLARNGMDAKNVMDVVSSLGGHQVGLIFEGRARFPIIVRIPQTWREKISLLEQLPVSNAKGTPVPLKELADITFEETPPAVQHESNRRRTFIQANVRGRDVASFVADAKQAVQDHIQLPNGYEIRWGGDFENLQSASKRLVIITPIVLLLIFLLLHTTFRSVRLALLIFLAVPMAASGGVFALALRDMPFSISAGVGFIALFGVAVLNGLVWVSAAENLRTKERVPVSDATFQAAMARLRPVLMTAMVASLGFLPMALSHSDGAEMQRPLASVVIGGLITSTLLTSLVVPAIYPWFAPRLTEKELKNLDTQPKDEF, from the coding sequence ATGCTCTCGCGTTTGATTGAATTTTCTCTGGCTAACCGGTTTATTGTCCTGGTACTGACATTTCTAATGGCAGCAGGTGGGGTATATTCTGCCATCCATCTGCCGATTGATGCAGTGCCTGATATGACCAACGTCCAGGTACAGGTTGTAACCGATGCCGGTTTTCTGTCGCCGGTTGAGGTGGAACGCTACGTGACCTACCCTGTGGAAACGATCATGGGGGGGCTGCCTGCTGTGGAAGAGGTTCGCAGTGTGTCCAAATTTGGTATCTCAGTAGTGACGATTGTCTTCGAAGAAGGAACCGACATTTACTGGGCACGCCAATTGGTGACTGAGCGCATCACCATGGTTGCTGCTGACATCCCTCCCGGATACGGGACTCCTCAACTGGGACCGCTGGCGACTGCCCTGGGAGAGATTCTGCAGTTCGAAGTCCGTGGCAAAGATTACAGTCCGATGCAGTTACGTACGCTGCTCGAATGGGAAATTGCACCCAGGTTGCGTGAGGTGCAGGGGGTCACCGAGATCAACACGCATGGCGGTTTTTACAAAACTTTTGAAGTTCAGCCAAATCCAGATCGTCTTAACAGTTATGGAATCTCACTGGGAGATCTGTTTCAGCGGATTCAGGAGAACAACTCAATCGCCGGGGGAGGCTATGTTGTCCATAATCAAGAGCAGCGCTTTATTCGCGGTCAGGCATTATTGAAAGATCAACATGACATTGAAAACATATTTGTGCGCAACGATAAAAACAGTACGCCCATCCTGGTACGCGATGTCGCCGAAGTCAAAATAGCGCCGATGACCAGACAAGGAGCTGTGACCCGCGATGGACGGGGTGAAGCCGTAACAGGCCTGGTGATGATGTTAATTGGAGAGAATTCGCGTGAGGTGGTGGCCGCATCCAAGACGCGACTGGAAGAAATAGAGAAATCACTTCCCCAGGGAGTGACGTTGGAAATTACCTACGATCGGTCTTCGCTTATCAGTCGTACTTTACGAACCGTACTGACCAATCTGGTCGAAGGGGGGATCTTGGTCATAGTCATTCTGTTGGTGATGCTGGGCAGTGTTCGTGCTGGGCTGATCGTGGCGTTAGCCATTCCGCTTTCGATGCTGTTTGCCACAAACCTGATGGCGGCGACAGGAATCACGGCCAGTTTGATGAGCCTGGGAGCGATCGACTTTGGACTCATTGTAGACAGTTCGGTGATCATGGTGGAAAACTGCATTCGTCGACTTTCCATGAATCAGTCCGGAAAATCGTATCTGGCTGTGATTCGTGATGCAGCCATTGAAGTTCGAAAACCAACTATGTTTGGCGAATTGATTATTTCCGTTGTCTATTTACCCATCCTGGCGTTACAGGGAACGGAAGGAAAACTGTTTCGCCCTATGGCATTGACTGTCCTGTTCGCTCTGGCCGGATCACTGGTACTGTCATTAACGTTGATGCCGGCACTCGCTTCTCTGGCACTCCCCAAAAAAATGTCTGAGGAAGAAATCTTTCTGATCCGTTGGGTGAAGTGGGTCTACCGGCCCCTGGTGAGCTGGACCATTCGTCGACCCTGGCTGACAGTCGGTATCGCTGTGCTGGTCTTTCTGATCAGTCTGCCAGTCGGCTGGAACCTGGGGGCAGAATTCATGCCTCGTCTGGAAGAGGGAGATTTACTGGTAGAAGCGGTCCGGTTACCCAGTGCGACCATTGAAGATTCGGTAGAAATGTCGACTCAGATTGAAAAAGTACTGATCAGGTACCCCGAGGTCAAAACTGTTTTCTCAAAGACAGGCCGTCCTGAAATCGCGAATGACGTGATGGGAGTGCATCAAACAGATGTCTGGGTGATTCTGAAGCCACAACTGGAATGGCCTCAACCTAAGACACGCGATGAACTCATCGAGGAAATGTCAGCAGAATTGAATCAGAGTGTACCGGGCGTCGCTTTTGGATTTACACAGCCGATTGAAATGCGGGTGGATGAACTGGTCGCAGGTGTGAAAGCCGACGTCGCCGTCTTACTGTATGGTGACGACCTGGAAGTATTGAGTTCCAAAGGAAAGGAGATCGAACGTGTATTGAAAAAAGTTCCCGGCGCTGTTGATGTCAAAGCAGATATTCAGGCCAGTCTGCCGACGATTCGCATCGAACCGAAATGGGATGTGCTCGCGCGGAATGGAATGGATGCCAAAAATGTGATGGACGTCGTGTCTTCTCTAGGGGGGCATCAGGTGGGGCTGATTTTTGAAGGGCGTGCAAGGTTTCCAATTATTGTCAGGATTCCACAAACCTGGCGTGAAAAAATCAGCCTGCTTGAGCAATTGCCGGTTTCCAATGCCAAAGGTACTCCGGTCCCTTTAAAAGAACTGGCTGATATTACGTTTGAGGAGACTCCTCCCGCAGTACAGCATGAGTCGAATCGTAGACGGACGTTTATTCAGGCCAATGTCAGAGGGCGTGACGTCGCCAGTTTTGTGGCCGATGCCAAGCAGGCGGTACAGGACCACATACAGTTACCCAATGGATATGAAATTCGCTGGGGCGGAGATTTTGAGAACCTGCAGTCTGCCAGTAAGCGACTCGTGATCATTACCCCGATTGTGCTGTTATTAATCTTTCTATTGTTACATACCACTTTTCGATCGGTGCGTCTGGCGCTTCTGATATTTCTGGCCGTTCCCATGGCAGCCTCCGGAGGTGTGTTTGCACTGGCGTTGCGCGACATGCCTTTCAGTATCTCCGCCGGTGTGGGGTTCATTGCCTTATTTGGAGTCGCAGTTCTGAATGGCCTGGTCTGGGTCAGTGCGGCGGAGAACCTGCGCACGAAAGAACGGGTCCCCGTGTCGGATGCAACGTTTCAGGCAGCCATGGCGCGGTTACGGCCTGTTCTGATGACAGCGATGGTGGCCAGCCTGGGATTCCTGCCGATGGCTCTCTCACACAGTGATGGTGCAGAAATGCAGCGACCGTTGGCCAGTGTCGTGATCGGAGGGTTAATTACGTCCACTCTGCTGACATCACTGGTGGTGCCGGCGATTTATCCCTGGTTTGCCCCCAGGCTGACAGAGAAAGAACTGAAGAATCTCGACACGCAGCCAAAAGATGAGTTCTAG
- a CDS encoding efflux RND transporter periplasmic adaptor subunit, translated as MKIQNQIILAIIILAAGTGIIWKVWPQPASESQSITADPSENNADQELQPAEVSLSDEKMKAIRFTVSEVKRQKLNQTRVVPGRLQYDDRKHVAIKAPTEGVLVEVRVKPGDIVEAGEILAVLNSREIGTARADLLQRTTDYQLVRKQYDWKLSIQNNVQKLVDALLSHLTMDAVETQFAETKLGSYRSQLLPAYTRYLLAVMISKKSAPLAKSGAISQQTIQMREADVQETRAALKALCEQSIYDVKLERDQALADLNDAENRMTISRQHLESLVGCGVDLNSADLKAAEKLSRLEIIAPFTGTIEERTFSQSERVNRADSLFTLAQTDTLWVAADIRESDWNSIELNKGQNLSVTVNAVPGQTFPARLHYLGRQVSTATNSVPLIAEIKNPDGILRPGMYAQVRIPGKQHAEVIAVPARAVLDDAAQEFVFVKNSDRTFRRVDIQSGLKTEDWVEVQMGLKGGEQVVEDGAFTLKSELLLEREE; from the coding sequence TTGAAAATTCAGAATCAAATTATCCTGGCGATCATCATTCTTGCCGCCGGAACTGGCATTATATGGAAAGTATGGCCGCAGCCAGCCAGTGAGTCACAATCAATCACAGCGGATCCATCAGAAAATAATGCCGACCAGGAATTACAGCCTGCAGAGGTTTCTCTTTCCGATGAGAAAATGAAAGCGATTCGGTTCACCGTATCCGAGGTAAAACGGCAGAAACTGAATCAGACCCGGGTGGTGCCCGGACGACTGCAGTACGATGACCGTAAGCATGTAGCAATCAAAGCACCGACCGAGGGGGTACTGGTAGAAGTCCGCGTGAAACCGGGGGACATCGTTGAAGCAGGTGAGATTCTGGCAGTTCTGAACAGCCGGGAAATTGGAACCGCACGAGCTGATCTGTTACAGAGGACCACGGATTATCAACTGGTTCGTAAGCAGTATGACTGGAAATTATCAATCCAGAATAATGTACAGAAACTGGTCGACGCGCTGCTAAGCCATCTGACTATGGATGCTGTCGAGACTCAATTCGCTGAGACCAAACTGGGGAGTTATCGTTCGCAGTTATTGCCGGCCTATACCCGTTATTTACTGGCTGTGATGATCAGTAAAAAATCGGCTCCCCTGGCAAAGTCGGGAGCAATTTCACAGCAGACGATCCAGATGCGTGAAGCTGATGTCCAGGAGACCAGAGCTGCTTTAAAAGCGTTATGTGAGCAATCAATCTATGATGTCAAACTGGAACGGGATCAGGCGTTAGCCGACCTGAATGACGCGGAAAATCGTATGACGATCAGTCGTCAGCATCTGGAATCACTTGTGGGGTGTGGGGTTGATCTTAACAGTGCCGACTTAAAAGCTGCAGAAAAATTATCGCGTCTGGAAATTATCGCTCCCTTTACCGGAACGATCGAGGAGAGAACTTTCAGTCAGTCAGAACGGGTTAATCGTGCCGATTCCCTGTTTACCCTGGCACAGACTGATACCCTCTGGGTGGCTGCGGATATCAGAGAATCAGACTGGAACTCGATAGAGTTAAACAAAGGACAAAATTTGAGCGTGACCGTGAACGCGGTTCCCGGTCAGACCTTTCCCGCACGATTGCACTATCTGGGACGACAAGTGTCAACAGCCACAAATTCAGTCCCTTTAATTGCAGAAATCAAAAATCCAGACGGAATTCTCAGACCGGGCATGTATGCTCAGGTGCGAATTCCTGGGAAGCAGCATGCAGAAGTAATTGCAGTACCTGCGCGAGCGGTACTTGATGATGCTGCTCAGGAATTTGTATTTGTCAAAAATTCAGACAGGACATTCCGACGCGTTGATATTCAGTCAGGTCTCAAAACAGAGGATTGGGTTGAGGTTCAAATGGGGCTCAAGGGGGGAGAGCAGGTCGTAGAAGACGGTGCTTTTACCTTGAAGTCCGAACTGCTGCTGGAAAGAGAAGAGTAG